The DNA region CCAGCAGGGACTGGGCCAGCAGTCGGCGCCGCTGTTCGACCGGGTCGGTCAGTTCGCTGTAGGCCGTGCCCAATTCGACACCCCAGGCCACCAGATCCCACCGCTCGGCGACACCGGGCTTGCTGCGGTGCGGCCGGGTCAGCGGCGACACCGAGGTGGGGAAGTCGGTGTAGAACGTCGGCGCCTCGGTCCGGTCCTCCACCAGATGCTCATACATCTCGAGCACGACTGCGCCACTGTCCCAATGGGTTTGGTAGGCGATACCGGCGGCGTCGCACAGCCGGCGCAGGGCGGACAGATCGGTGTCGACGTCGATCTGTTCGCCGAGGGCCTCCGACACCGCGTCGTGCACCGTCTTGACCGGCCAATGCCCGGCGATGTCCACCGGCTCCAACCGGCCGTCCGGGCGAGGCCGCAGCACCACCTGTTCGCCGTTGGCGGCCAGCGCGGCATTCTGGATGAGCTCTCGGCAACCGTCGATCCACACCAGGTAGTCGGCGTGGGCCTGATACGCCTCCAACAGGGTGAATTCCGGGTTGTGGCTGAAGTCCACCCCCTCGTTGCGGAACGCCCGGCCCAGCTCGAACACGCGCTCCACCCCGCCGACGCAGAGTCGTTTCAAGTACAGCTCGGGCGCGATCCGCAAATACAGGTCGAGGTCGTAAGCGTTGATGTGGGTGAGGAACGGGCGGGCGTTGGCGCCGCCGTGGATCTGCTGCAGGATGGGGGTCTCCACCTCCAGGAACCCATTGCCGAACAACGTGTCCCGAATCGCGCGGAGCACCTGGCTGCGGGCCGTGATCAGGGCGCGGGACTCGGGGTTGACGGCCAGGTCGACGTAGCGGGCGCGGACCCGGGCCTCCGGATCGGAGAGACCCTTCCACTTGTCGGGCAACGGCCGCAGGCATTTTCCGTTCAACCGCCAGCGCTGCACCAACACCGACCGGGTGCCGGTGTTGCTCACCCCCATCGTCCCGCTCACCTCGACCAGATCGCCCAGGTCGGTGGCGGCGGTGAAAGCCGACAGCGCGCTGTCGTCGTCCAGTGCCGCGCTGTCCATGAGCAACTGGACCTCGCCGGACCAGTCCCGCAGTTGGGCGAACAGCACCCCGCCGTAGTCGCGCAACCGCAGGAGTCGGCCCGCCACGGTGACCGCGGTACCGTCGGCCGCGTCGAGGGCCTCGGTGATGGTGTGGCTGGGCGGCCGACCGGGCGGGTAGGCGTCGACTCCGCGGGCCTGCAGTGCCGCGAGCTTGTTGATCCGGACCCGGACCTGTTCGGGCAGCACGGGTCCCGGGGCGTCGTCGAGGAGCGCGGCCGGCAGCCGGTCGAGGTCCGGCGCCGACCCGTCGTCGTGCAGGACGCCGGACGCGGCCAGCGCCGGTGGCACCGCGGGGTGCACGCCGGTATGCGCACGGGTGCGCCGGCCGAACGGCAACACCAGGAAGCCCTCGGCGATCACCGAGGCGATCCCCACCCGCGGGATCAACCGGGTGTCCTCGTAGCAGGCGTAGCGCGGCACCCATTCGGGCTGATACTTCATATTCGACCGATACAGCGACTCGAGCTGCCACCACCTCGAGAAGAACACCAGCAACGCCCGCCACCGCCGGGCGACCGGTCCGGCGCCCAGTTGCGCGCCCTGCTCGAACGCCGACCGGAACATCGCGAAGTTCAACGAGATTCGGCTGACACCGAGGGCCTCGGCGTGGGCGCAGAGTTCACTGACCATCAGCTCGATGGTGCCGTTGGGGGAACCGGGGGAGCGGCGCATCAGATCCAACGACACCCCGGTGCTGCCCCACGGCACCAACGACAGCATCGCCACGGCCTCGTTGTCCGCGGCGGGATCGCTGCGGACCGCCTCCACCAACAGACAGTCGGCGTCCGCCGGGTCGCCGAGGCGTCCCAGCGCCATCGAGAACCCGCGTTCGGTGTCGGTGTCGCGCCATGCGTCGGCGCGCTGCACCACCTGCGTCATCTCGTCGGCGGACAACTCGCGATGCCGGCGGATCCGGACCGACAGCCCCGCGCGCCGGGCACGGGTCACCGCCTGGCGGACCGGCTTCATCTCCGGGCCGGACAGCTTGTAGGTGTCCGGATGCAGGATGGCCTCGTCCCCGAGTTCCAAGGCATTGAGTCCGGCATCCCGAAAGACCTGTGCGGCTTGAAGACCGGCGCCCATGACGCCGGGTGCCCAGCCGTAGGACTCGCACAGCCGCAGCCATGCCGCCACCGCCTGCGGCCAGGACCGCGGATCGCCGATCGGGTCGCCGCTGGCCAAGCACACCCCGACCTCGACCCGATAGGTGATCGCCGCGCGGCCATCGGGGGCGAAGACCACGGACTTGTCGCGACGGGTCGCAAAATAGCCCAGCGAGTCGTTCTTGCCGTACACCGACAGCAATCCGCGGATCGCGGACTCATCCTCACCGGTGAGCGCATTGTCCGCGCGCTGCGAGCGGAACAACACGATGGCGGCGGTCATCAACGCCAGCGCCCCGAACAGCCCGAGCGCGGCGTTGACCATGACGTGCGGATGACGGCCGTCGAACACGCCGGCGTCCACCCCCGCGAAGGCGAAGACCCGGTTCGCGGCGTAGGGCAACCGCTCGGCCGGCTGCAGCGTGCCCGGGAACAGTTGCAGCAGTCCCCAGCCGGTGACGATGCCGATCGCCATCCCGGTCAGCAGCGCCGCCGCGGCCTTGAGCAACGCGCCCCGGCGCACCCTTGCCCAGAATTCGTTGCGTGCCAGCAGTAGAAAGACGATTGCGGCCAGGTGAAAGGCCAGCCCGATGACCTCGCCGATCTCTTCGCGGACCGACTCGGCACCGGTGGCCAGGTCGACGATGTTGGTGACGCCGGCCGCAACCATGTACAGCAGCAGGATCCACCAGGCGACCCGTTTGCGGGCCGCCAGGGCCGCGGCCAGCAGGGCAAGCACGAAGGCCCAGGCGAAGCTGGTGTCGGGGAAGTTGAAGAGGTAGTCGTTGACGAATTCCCGGGGGGCGCGGATGAGCCACCGGACCGGGTGGGACACGCTGGCGATCAGCGATAGCGTGGCGATGATGCCG from Mycolicibacterium sp. MU0053 includes:
- the lysX gene encoding bifunctional lysylphosphatidylglycerol synthetase/lysine--tRNA ligase LysX, which translates into the protein MSLAAGPITRGSSRHRWVPAAAGWTIGIIATLSLIASVSHPVRWLIRAPREFVNDYLFNFPDTSFAWAFVLALLAAALAARKRVAWWILLLYMVAAGVTNIVDLATGAESVREEIGEVIGLAFHLAAIVFLLLARNEFWARVRRGALLKAAAALLTGMAIGIVTGWGLLQLFPGTLQPAERLPYAANRVFAFAGVDAGVFDGRHPHVMVNAALGLFGALALMTAAIVLFRSQRADNALTGEDESAIRGLLSVYGKNDSLGYFATRRDKSVVFAPDGRAAITYRVEVGVCLASGDPIGDPRSWPQAVAAWLRLCESYGWAPGVMGAGLQAAQVFRDAGLNALELGDEAILHPDTYKLSGPEMKPVRQAVTRARRAGLSVRIRRHRELSADEMTQVVQRADAWRDTDTERGFSMALGRLGDPADADCLLVEAVRSDPAADNEAVAMLSLVPWGSTGVSLDLMRRSPGSPNGTIELMVSELCAHAEALGVSRISLNFAMFRSAFEQGAQLGAGPVARRWRALLVFFSRWWQLESLYRSNMKYQPEWVPRYACYEDTRLIPRVGIASVIAEGFLVLPFGRRTRAHTGVHPAVPPALAASGVLHDDGSAPDLDRLPAALLDDAPGPVLPEQVRVRINKLAALQARGVDAYPPGRPPSHTITEALDAADGTAVTVAGRLLRLRDYGGVLFAQLRDWSGEVQLLMDSAALDDDSALSAFTAATDLGDLVEVSGTMGVSNTGTRSVLVQRWRLNGKCLRPLPDKWKGLSDPEARVRARYVDLAVNPESRALITARSQVLRAIRDTLFGNGFLEVETPILQQIHGGANARPFLTHINAYDLDLYLRIAPELYLKRLCVGGVERVFELGRAFRNEGVDFSHNPEFTLLEAYQAHADYLVWIDGCRELIQNAALAANGEQVVLRPRPDGRLEPVDIAGHWPVKTVHDAVSEALGEQIDVDTDLSALRRLCDAAGIAYQTHWDSGAVVLEMYEHLVEDRTEAPTFYTDFPTSVSPLTRPHRSKPGVAERWDLVAWGVELGTAYSELTDPVEQRRRLLAQSLLAAGGDPEAMSLDEDFLQAMEYAMPPTGGLGMGVDRVVMLITGRSIRETLPFPLAKPR